The sequence below is a genomic window from Actinomycetes bacterium.
GCGCGACACCTTGGCCAGCATGTCCGGGTCGTCGTAGAACGTCGTGGCCTTGACGATCGCCTCGGCGCGCTGCGCCGGGTTGCCCGACTTGAAGATGCCGGAGCCGACGAAGACGCCCTCGGCGCCCAGCTGCATCATCATCGCCGCGTCGGCCGGGGTGGCGATGCCGCCGGCGGTGAAGAGGACGACCGGCAGCTTGCCGGCGCGGGCGACCTCGACCACCAGGTCGTACGGCGCCTGGAGCTCCTTCGCCGCGACGTAGAGCTCGTCCTCCGACAGCGAGGTGAGCCGGCGGACCTGGCCGCCGATCTGGCGCATGTGGGTGGTGGCGTTGGAGACGTCGCCGGTGCCCGCCTCGCCCTTGGACCGGATCATCGCCGCGCCCTCGGTGATGCGCCGCAGCGCCTCGCCCAGGTTGGTCGCGCCGCAGACGAACGGCACCGTGAAGGCCCACTTGTCGATGTGGTTTGCGTAGTCGGCCGGGGTGAGCACCTCGGACTCGTCGACGTAGTCGACCCCGAGCGCCTGCAGCACCTGCGCCTCGACGAAGTGCCCGATCCGCGCCTTGGCCATGACCGGGATCGAGACCGCCGAGACGATGCCGTCGATCATGTCCGGGTCGCTCATCCGCGAGACGCCGCCCTGGGCCCTGATGTCGGCCGGGACCCGCTCGAGGGCCATCACGGCGACCGCGCCGGCGTCCTCCGCGATCTTGGCCTGCTCGGGGGTGACGACGTCCATGATCACGCCGCCCTTGAGCATCTCGGCCATGCCGCGCTTGACGCGTGCGGTGCCGGTGGGCTGGTCGTCGGAGCTGCTCGGCTCGACGGGGGTGCTGGACTCAGCGGGGGTGGACACGGAGGACCTCACGGGACGACGGATACAGCTGCTCCCCCATGGTAGGTCCTGCCGGCGGTCGGCAGAGACACGCCGGTCAGCGCACGTCGACCGGTCGGTCTCGGCCGAGCAGCGAGATCCAGACCTCGCCCGGCGCCAGGACGGCCTCCTCGCCGGCGATGGTCCAGGTCGTCGGCTGCCACGACTTGTCCCGCTCCCACGCGCCCTCGTAGACCTGGCCGTCGCGGAAGAACAGCGCCTTCCCCTTGCCGACGGTCTCGGTCAGCGGCGTGTTGGCGCCGTTGACGTCGTGGTAGACCGAGGGCCGTACGGTCGTGAACTGCACCACGAAGTTGGACGTGGTGAGGCGACCCCCTTCGGCGGCCTTCGCGGGCACGCCGTCCATGGACAGCTGCCACTCGCCCTTCTTCGGCGCCCACGTCCCGGTGACCCGTGCCATCGGGTAGTTCACCGTGAAGGTGGTGGCCTTCTTGCCGCCGGCCGGCGGGTCACCGAACGAGTAGCCCGGCGCCTTCAGCTCGCCGATCTTGCCGGCGCGCCGGCGCAGCCGGTCGAAACTGCCGATGACGTCGTAGGGCATCGGGCGGCTGCCGGCGCGCGTGTAGCCGGTGTGGTCCTGGTCGAAGGAGACCAGCTTGAGGTCGGCCGCCTGC
It includes:
- the pdxS gene encoding pyridoxal 5'-phosphate synthase lyase subunit PdxS, translating into MAEMLKGGVIMDVVTPEQAKIAEDAGAVAVMALERVPADIRAQGGVSRMSDPDMIDGIVSAVSIPVMAKARIGHFVEAQVLQALGVDYVDESEVLTPADYANHIDKWAFTVPFVCGATNLGEALRRITEGAAMIRSKGEAGTGDVSNATTHMRQIGGQVRRLTSLSEDELYVAAKELQAPYDLVVEVARAGKLPVVLFTAGGIATPADAAMMMQLGAEGVFVGSGIFKSGNPAQRAEAIVKATTFYDDPDMLAKVSRGLGEAMVGINVEDVPAPHRLAERGW
- a CDS encoding DUF3048 domain-containing protein — encoded protein: MRSPLLHHRSRMLVAGLLAAGLALAACSSDPEPQTKAKASPSPSATESSTPPPPPEPSLLSGRMGASNGPVYAVKVDNTAKAHPQAGLSKADVVYVEQVEGGVTRIAAIYSSRYPTYVGPVRSARITDVDLLRQYGTVGLIYSGSQNRLADNLQAADLKLVSFDQDHTGYTRAGSRPMPYDVIGSFDRLRRRAGKIGELKAPGYSFGDPPAGGKKATTFTVNYPMARVTGTWAPKKGEWQLSMDGVPAKAAEGGRLTTSNFVVQFTTVRPSVYHDVNGANTPLTETVGKGKALFFRDGQVYEGAWERDKSWQPTTWTIAGEEAVLAPGEVWISLLGRDRPVDVR